Proteins found in one Mangifera indica cultivar Alphonso chromosome 15, CATAS_Mindica_2.1, whole genome shotgun sequence genomic segment:
- the LOC123197239 gene encoding UDP-glycosyltransferase 83A1-like isoform X1, giving the protein MPKIDCEELIWTSLGGEDLASRKRMFEVLKNYIEAGKEEDYLICNSAYDLEPGAFTLVPNILPIGPLLASNRRGNSAGSFWLEDSTCLKWLDQQQPNSVIYVAFGSVTVLDKTQFQELALGLELSNRPFLWVVRPDMTDEPNEAYPEGFQDRVAGYSRMVGWAPQQRVLSHPSTACFFSHCGWNSTLEGVSNGVPFLCWPYNADQFTNESYICDVWKVGLKFNKNENGIITREEIKSKVDQVLGDESFKARALELQESALKSVKEGGQSHRNFKNFIEWIKA; this is encoded by the coding sequence ATGCCCAAAATTGACTGCGAAGAGCTTATTTGGACTAGCTTGGGCGGTGAGGACTTGGCCTCCCGGAAGAGAATGTTTGAGGTTCTAAAGAATTATATTGAAGCAGGAAAAGAAGAGGATTACCTAATCTGCAACTCAGCATATGACCTTGAACCTGGGGCTTTTACCTTGGTTCCTAATATTCTTCCAATAGGACCTCTTTTGGCAAGCAACCGTCGAGGAAATTCAGCAGGATCCTTCTGGCTAGAAGACTCAACTTGTTTGAAATGGCTTGATCAACAGCAACCCAACTCAGTCATTTATGTTGCATTTGGTAGCGTCACAGTTCTAGACAAGACCCAATTCCAGGAGCTGGCACTGGGACTTGAACTAAGCAACAGGCCATTCCTGTGGGTTGTGAGGCCAGACATGACTGATGAACCAAATGAAGCCTATCCAGAAGGGTTTCAGGACAGGGTGGCTGGTTACAGCCGAATGGTGGGTTGGGCACCTCAACAGAGGGTTTTAAGTCATCCTTCCACCGCCTGCTTCTTTAGCCATTGTGGTTGGAATTCCACCTTGGAAGGTGTAAGCAATGGGGTTCCTTTCTTGTGTTGGCCATACAATGCTGATCAGTTCACCAATGAGAGCTATATTTGTGATGTTTGGAAGGTGGGATTGAAGTTCAACAAAAACGAAAACGGGATCATCACACGAGAAGAAATCAAGAGCAAGGTGGATCAGGTGCTTGGTGATGAAAGTTTTAAAGCAAGAGCTCTAGAACTTCAGGAATCTGCTTTGAAAAGTGTCAAAGAAGGAGGTCAATCTCACAGGaattttaagaatttcattGAATGGATCAAGGCATAG